The Avibacterium sp. 20-132 genome segment CCGATAGCCATTTTTACATCAGGGAAAAGCTGTTTAATCGCGTGTCCTAATAAATGGGCGCAAGAGTGGCGAATAATTTCTAGTCCGTCTTCATCTTTGGCGGTAATAATTTCTAGCTTGGCATCTTGATCAATCAGATCACACGCATCACGGCGTTCACCGTTCACACGCCCTGCGATAGTCGCTTTGGCTAAACCTGCACCAATATCTTGTGCAACGTCAAGCACTGTAACGGGTTTATCAAATTGGCGTTGTGAGCCATCGGGTAAAGTAATAATTGGCATATCAAATCCTTATACAGTGGTTACCCATACGAGAGGTAACTTGTTGATTAAATTAAAAATAAACTAAAAAAGCACCGCACTTTGTTATACCTACAATGTATTTTCCGCACTGTGCTTTCTCTATTATCGAATCGCTTTTGGTAGGGCTTTCGATTTAAGCGAGTGATCATACGCTATTTTGCGTTGAAAACCAACTTTCTCGCCGATTTTCCTCGGCGTTTTACAACGCTAAACGGCTTTATCAAAATATAATTCAACTTGCGATAAGCTCGCCATCATTTCCACATAGGCTTTCACTTTTGGCGGGAAAACAAGCCCTTTCACACAAGTGAGGTTGCGTAACATTGGGAAAAGCAAAATATCTTCCATCGAAAGCTGATTATTTACCCCATTTTCTGACAAAATCAATGGTTCAAGAGCGGTAAAATCTTGCTGTAATTTTTCAATATATTGCGCAGAATTCGCAAGATTTTCAGCAAAATCACCAATACTTTCTGTTTTCTTTTTCACGAAATAATCCACCGCACTTTGGGTAGCAAATTCAGGCAAGCCTAACTGCACAAAACGTGGCAATAACAGATGATTATAATAACTACCGACTGCTTTCATCCACGCTTGCAGATCGCTACGCACCTCATCATCTGGCAGTAAGCGATTGCCATAGTTTTGATCCACATAATGCACAATATCTAAACTTTCTGGCATTGCTGTGCCATCTTCTTTAATCAAGATTGGCGCCATTTTCTTTCCAATCAAGGAAACTGGCGTTGCTTCATCATCACTTAATAGCATTAGCTCTACCACGGGCAAATTCTTTAAGCCAAAAATCATTCTGGCACGCACGCAGAATGGACA includes the following:
- the grxB gene encoding glutaredoxin 2; the encoded protein is MKLYVYDHCPFCVRARMIFGLKNLPVVELMLLSDDEATPVSLIGKKMAPILIKEDGTAMPESLDIVHYVDQNYGNRLLPDDEVRSDLQAWMKAVGSYYNHLLLPRFVQLGLPEFATQSAVDYFVKKKTESIGDFAENLANSAQYIEKLQQDFTALEPLILSENGVNNQLSMEDILLFPMLRNLTCVKGLVFPPKVKAYVEMMASLSQVELYFDKAV